In Desulfovibrio desulfuricans, the genomic stretch ACACACCCACGATGCCGCCGTGCTTCCAGTGTGTTTCCATTTCGTTGTAGGAAAGTTCAAGCACACCCAGAAGGTCTTCAGGGCAGTCCACAGGGATCTGATAGTCAAGACCCTTGGGATTCTGGGCCCGAGAGGCCGCCTCCTGTTTGATGTCGGACACAAAGCTCGGCCAAGGGCCGCTTTCAAGCTGGTCCAACAAGGGGGTTGCATGTTTCGCCATTGCCATACCTCCACATGGTTTGTTTGTATCACGCGCTCGCGTGACGTGCCGGTCAACTGCGGCGATCCGGTGCGGCAATCCGGGGTACAGGCGCGAAATCGCTGCCCGTGCATGGCGGGGATACTCCCCCCAGCACACGCATGAAGGTAAAACCTGCATGCGCCCGCCCCGTAAAATCGGGACGCCCCAAGGGATCGCGGATAACGGACGTGCAAGGGCCACCGACCGTCAGGCCGCAACGCGGTCAAAACACTGATTAGCCCATTTTCCACTTAATGACAACCGGGGCGGCATGATATACGCAAAAGGCGCAAGAATACCCGGCGATCAAGGCTTTGCGACACAATGCACGTGAGCACAGTATGCCAAAATCATTACTTTAGGCGAGACGTGCGGGCATTTTTTTACGTAAAAAAGCAACTTTTTTCTTAAATATTGTACTATTTTTCACAACATTACCGCACAGCCTTGGCAAAGTACTTTCTTGCGCGTATGATCAAAATGGAATGTGCGGATGCGCCGCACCAACAACGGCCTCACACGGCCGCATATCCGCAAGGGTTATCATTATAATGAAAGACGAACTTGGACTGTACTATCACCCGCAGGCGGGCAATGCCCTTTCGCGCGTCTACGTGCGCCGCGGGCCTGACGGCGAGGTTGAATTTCGCCTCTGGCGCGCCGACCATCCCGAAGTGTGGGAGCGTCACCCCTGGCTGAGCATGGCTGTGGTGCGCAGTGCCGCGCGCATGTATCAGCAAGAACGCAATGCCGAATCTGACCCCCTGCTGCTGTACGACATCGCCGTGGCCCGCGCCCTGCTCCAGGAGGACGAAGCGTGAACGGACGCTGGCTGCTGGCCAACCGCGATTTTCTCGTCCGCGACCTGGTGCGCGACTATTGCACCGTTTACAGCCTGCTGGCCGACCAGCGCCGCCGCTTTGACGTGGACGGAGCCGTTTCTTACACAGCCTTGCGCGACCTTTTGGGCGAGGCCATGCGCAAGGGGGTTTTCTGGCGACTCAAAGACACGGCCCATCACCTTTTCCGTAACAGCCCCGGCATAGAGGCCATGGCCCCCGGCGGCATGCCGCCGCTGGAGCTGCCGTTGCCGGAAGAACCCGCCGATGAAAACGGCAATGCCGCAGAGATGGCGCAGATCACCGCGCTGCGTCGCCATGCGGACAGCGTGTTGCCTGGTGGCGCGCAGGCCCAGAAGGCTTTTGAAACCCTCATTGACTGGTGCATTGGCTACGCCTTTCACGAATGCGCCAAACTGAAGGAAGACGCCTTTCAGGGCCAGCACTACGCCAACCGGCTTATTCAGATTTCGCGCAGGCCCGGGGTTACGGCAGACATGTACAACCCCTTGCGCGGCCTTGGCGGGCAAACCTCTGAAAGCTCCTCGCGCGAACTTTCGCGCATCATGCACGTTCTGGCCCACGGGTTGCGGCTTCTCACAAGCTATCTGGCGGTCGAGCGGCACAACGCCCATCTGGCGCGCTGGCTTGCCACAGAAGAAGATTTTGCCCGCCAGGTCTTTGGCGCGGGTTACGAGCACCTTCTGGCTTCGCTCTTCGGCAACGACAGGGAACGCCTCTACCTTCTGGCTGCCAGGGATTTTCTCAATGCAGGCCGCCGCAATCCGGCGCTGGCCCTGCTCGCGCGCGCGCGCGATGGCGGGAGCCTTGGGCGGGAGGGCCTTGCCCTGCTGCACGAACTGGAATGCGCCGCCGCGTCAGAGGCCGACTGCTCCGGGCTTTGCGCCGCCTGCGGCAAAAAGAACACACTCCCCTGCCTGCCCTACCTGAGCAGTCAGGGCCGCGGATGTGCATGACGGTCAGACCGCTTCTTATTTTTCTTGTTGCCCTGCTTTGCGCCGCGCTCCTGAGCGGCTGTGGTTCTCGCTCCTGGCGCAAGGGCGGGGTTCCCGGCAGCCGCCCTTATACTGTGCGCGGCAAGACCTACTATCCCCTCAAGTCAGCCAATGGCTTTGTGGAAGAAGGCACGGCCTCATGGTACGGGCCAGGTTTCCACGGCAAAACCACGGCCAATGGCGAGACCTACAACCAGTACGCCATGACGGCGGCCCACAAACTGCTGCCCCTGGGCACCAAGGTGCGCGTCACCCACATGGGCAACGGGCGCTCCATCATTGTGCGCGTCAACGACCGTGGGCCTTTTGTGGACGACCGCGTCATTGACCTCTCCCGCGCTGCGGCCAGCCGCCTGAACATCCTTGGCCCCGGAACGGCGCGCGTGCGCATTCAGAGCATGGGCGGCGTTGAGCGCATGAAAGAAGACGGCGACCTCACCGGGGCTTTTTATGTTCAGGTGGGGGCATTTGCCGACAGGGTGAACGCCGACAACCTCATCAACATCCTTTCCCAGACCGGCAAACGAGGACGCCTCATTTACGGCAGCAACAACATGTGGAATGTGCAGGTGGGGCCGTGGCCCGATTCTTTCGGGGCGCAGCAAGAGCTTGATATTTTCCGCGCCATGTATCCCGGCGCTTTTGTAGTGGGTGACAATTAGGGACAGTGTATAATTGTTCTTTTGCCCTCTGGCTGCGTCAGAAAGCCTTTTTTACTCCGGTCGAGTACTCTCATGTACACTCCTTCGTAAAAAAGGCTTATCTTCCTTGCCAGAGAACAAAAAAATCAATTATACACTATCCCTAAACAATTTTTGCGGCAACCGCTCCTGCGCAGCTTTCAAATTAACTCCAGCCTTGGGCAGCAAAAAACCCCGCTTGCGCGGGGTTTCATATTTCTGAAATGAGATCGGCTGCTACAGGTTGGCTGCGTACCAGTCGCCCGCGAGGCGCAGGCCCTGGCGCACGTCAAACTGGGGACCGTAGCCCAGCAGTTTTTCTGCGCGGCTGATATCGGCAAGGGAGTGTCGCACATCACCAGCGCGGAAGTCGCGATGCACACATTCGGCGCTCATGACTTCGGGCTTGTGGCGGGCAACTTCTTCCTTGATGAGATCAAAAAGCTCATTCAGGGTGGTGCGCTGGCCAAAGGCCACGTTGTAAATCTTGTTGGTGGCTTCGCCCTGGGCAAAGCTGGCAAGCAGATTGGCCTGCACAACGTTGTCGATATAGCAGAAGTCGCGGCTGGTTTCGCCATCGCCGTTCACAAAAACGGTTTCCTTCTTGATAAGGCTTGCGAACCACTGGGGAATAACAGCGGCATACGCGCCGTAAGGATCCTGGCGCTGGCCGAACACGTTGAAATACCGCAGGCCAACACTGGAGAACCCATAGCAGCGGTTGAACACGTCCGCATACAGTTCGTCCACGTACTTGGTGACAGCGTAAGGGGAAAGCGGGCTGCCGATCTTGTCTTCCACCTTGGGCAGTTCGGGCGAATCACCGTAGGTAGAGGAAGAAGCGGCGTACACAAAACTCTTCACGCCCGCATCGCGCGCGGCCACAAGCATGTGCAGATAGCCGGTGATATTGCAGCTGTTGGACAACAGCGGGTCGTCAATGGAACGCGGCACAGAACCGAGGGCCGCTTCGTGCAGAACATGCTGCACGCCCTTGCAGGCGGCGTGGCAGGTGTCGATATCGCGAATGTCGCCTTCGATGAAGGTAAACCGACTCCATGCTTCTGGACCAACGATGTCGCGCACCATGTCCAGATTTTTCTGGTAGCCGGTAAGAAAGTTGTCCAGACCAACCACGGTCTGCCCAAGTTTCAGCAGATGTTCCAGCAGGTTGGAGCCAATAAAGCCCGCAACGCCGGTGATAAGCCAACGCGAAGGCTGGGCAGTCATGGACTTGGTAAGATCAGAATACGCGCTCATTTTTGCGTCCTGTTTTCAGATTTCCGGCCTGCGCCAAGGCTGATTCCCGGGCAGCAGAACCATCGCTCTTTTACCCTGTAGCAGCGCGACTGTAAAGCCGCGATGGCCTGCGCCTCCTATATATGCAAAAGCTCCTCCCCTTTTCATAGCACGGTTGTAGTGCTATAGACTTGCGCATGCGACACAAGCCCGCAGGGCAAGCGCCGAACAAGGGAGAGCGCCGAGCATGAAGATCATTGTTCTGGGCAACCAGACCAAAGCCATGAGCAACTTCTGGAGCGTGTTGATCCGGCACATGCGCAAGGCCGGGCACGAGGTAGTTTGCTGCGCCCCGCCAGGCGATGCCGATGCTGAGGCGGCACTGGCCGCTCAGGGCGCGCGCCTGCGCCACTATTCGCTGGACAGAAAGGGGCTGAACCCCCTGAGCGACCTGCGCACCACGCGGGAACTGTTCAGCCTTTTCAGGGACGAAAAGCCAGACCTGCTTTTCGCCTCCACCATCAAGCCCGTGATCTACGGCTGCATGGCGGCAAGAGCTGCTGGGGTGCCCCACGTTTATGCCACCATCACCGGCCTTGGCTATGCCTTTGAGGCTGATAACTTCTTCAAGAAATGCGTCAACCGCCTGGGCCGCCTGCTATACCGCGTGGCGCTTTCGGGCGCGGAAGGCATTTTTTTTCAGAATCAGGACGACATAAAGGTTTTCCGCCAGTCGGGCATCCTTGGCCGCAACGCACGGGTGCTTACAGCGCGCGGCACCGGGGTGGACACAAAGCGCTTTGCCCCCTGCCCCTTGCCCGGCTATTCCGCCGATGGCCGCCTCAGCGGATCGCCTGTTTTTCTGCTGGTGGCGCGCCTGCTTGAAGCCAAGGGCTTGCCGGAATATGCCGAAGCCGCGCGCCTGCTCAAGGCCCGGTACCCTGATGCCCGCTTTCAGGTGCTCGGCCCACCGGAAAAAGGCCTCGGCAGCGTGAGCATGGAACAGATGGATGCATGGCAGAATCAGGGCTGCATAGAATACCTTGGTGAAACACGCGACGTACGCCCCTATGTGGCTGCCGCCCATGTGCTTGTGCTGCCCTCTTGGCGTGAGGGAACACCGACCTCTATTATGGAGGGAATGAGCATGGGTCGCCCCGCTGTGGTCACGGACGCCCCCGGCTGCCGCGAGGTTGTGCGCGATGGCGTCAACGGCTATCTTGTGCCGGTACGCAATCCGCGGGCGCTGGCAGGCGCTATGGAATCCTTCATCACCAGTCCTGAAAGCATTGCCCGTATGGGGCAGGCCGGACGGGAACTGGCCCTGAGTGAATTTGACGCCGAAAAAGTGGCCGCGCGCATTCTTGAAGACATGCGCGTGCCCGCCATTGAGGATACCCTATGATAAGCACATACCGCATGGCCATGCTGCAGGTTCTGGATCTCGTCTGCATTTTGCTGGCACTCAGCATTACCGGCTTTCTGACGGTCGAATCCGATCTGAGCATTTTCCACGACTATACGGGCGCTACGCTCTTTACCATTTTCTTTTACATGCTCTTTTTTTACATCCTTGATGCGTACAGCGTGGGCAACGAGGACTTCAAGGAGACCGTGGGGCGTGTGCTGGTAGCCTGCCTGCTTGGCATTGTTTCTTCGGCCACCGCTTCTTACGCCTTCCAGCACTGGCGTTTTGACCGCGAAACCGTGGCCATGCTTTTTGCCCTTTCGCTGGCATTTTCTCTGGGTTGGCGCTGGATTTACCACCTCAATGCCGAAAGGCTCACCCATCCCCTGCGCATTTTGCTGGTGGGGGTGGACCGCGCGGGCAAGGTGCGCCAGTTGCTGGCAGAGGGGCTGCCCAAGGCCGAAATTCTTGGCTATGTGGGCGAGCGCGATCAGGGGCCTGATGCCGGACCCTGCCTTGGTGCGCCCTTCATGGCTCTGGACATTGCCAAAGAAAAACAGGCGACCATGATCCTGCTGCTGCCCGATGCACCCATTGACGACGACATCGCCCATGATCTGCTGGAAGCAAAGTTGCGCGGCAGCATGGTGGTGGATATCCGCAGTTTCTACGAGCACGTGGTGCAGCGCCTGCCGCTCTCGCAGATCAATGATGAATGGCTGTTGCAGACCGAAGGCTTTTCGCTGAACACGCGCGGCTCGTTGCGCAGGCTCAAGCGCGCCCTCGATGTGCTGATTTCGCTGCTCCTGCTCATTCCCGCAGCACCCATCATGCTGCTGACCGCCATTGTGGTGCGGCTGGAATCGCCCGGCCCGGTCATTTACAAACAGGATCGAGTGGGCCTTTTTGAAAAGGAATTTACGGTCTACAAGTTCCGCTCCATGCGCGCAGACGCTGAAAAAAACGGAGCCGTATGGGCCAGCGCCCATGACGCGCGCGTGACAAAGTTCGGCAAGTTCATCCGCAAGGTGCGCATAGACGAACTGCCCCAGATCTGGAACATCCTGAAGGGCGACATGAGTTTTATCGGCCCGCGCCCCGAGCGCATGGCCTTTGTGACCAAGCTCAAGGAAACCATACCCTACTACAGCCTGCGGCATACGGTTAAGCCGGGTCTCACCGGCTGGGCGCAGGTGTGTTATCCTTACGGCGCGTCAGAAGACGATGCCCGCCGTAAACTGGAATATGACCTGTACTACATCAAGAACATGTCCATTCTGCTGGACATAAATATCGTGTTCAAGACGGTCGGCGTTGTGCTCTTCCCCAAGGGAGCGCGCTAGTCCGCGCCTGAAAGCGCACACGCTGCAAATGCCAAAGCCCCGCAGGATAATCCCGCGGGGCTTTTTACTGCCCTTGAAAGGCAGGCCGACTAGGCCATAACCGCCGCAATACTCTCGGCAGATCCTTTCAGATAGGTTGCAAAATCGCTGCCGCTGAGCGCCTGGGAAAAGATATAGCCCTGGATGGCGCTGCAACCATTCTCTGCCAGGAAGTCAATTTGCTCCCTTGTTTCAACGCCTTCGGCCACTGTTGCCATGCCAAGGCCGGAGGCGAGAGTCAGCACGGTTTTGACAAGTTCGTTGGAGGCATTGAGCGGTGCGTTAATGCCGTCAATGAACGACTTGTCGATTTTCAGGCTGGCGATGGGCATGGTGTGCAGATAGTACAGCGATGAATACCCGGTTCCAAAGTCATCCAGATATATCTGTATTCCTTGCTCGCTCAAGGCCGCTATGCCCCGCGAGGCCTCCGCCATATTGGACATGAAGGCCGTTTCGGTGATTTCTATGCCCAGGTGCTCAGGGCGCACATCTTCCCGGCCCAGCACATCCAGCACATCGTCCACAAATGTTTCAGCAATGATGCTGCGCCCGGACATATTGACGGCCATGTGGACATTCCCCAGACCCTGCTCCCTCCATTCCCTCTGCTGCCGACACGCCTTGCGCAGTACGTACATGTCGAGCCGCCGCACAAGCCCTGTCTCTTCAGCCAGGGGGATAAACACAGAGGGAGGAATCCACATGCCGTCAGCGCGCTTCCAGCGCACCAGAGCTTCACAGCCAGCAACTGCGCCGTTGGCAATATCAATCTTGGGCTGGTAGTGCACCTCAAAGGCGGCACTGTCCATGGCGCGGAAAAGCTCAGTTTCCAGCGCCATGCGGTCATTGGCCGCCACGGTAAGGTCTTCTGTAAAGAACGTATGCGTGTTCTTGCCCTTGGCCTTGGCCCTGTACATGGCAAGGTCGGCGCTTTGCATCAGCGCCTCCACAGTTGTGCCGTCGCCGGGATAGCAGGCAATGCCAATACTTGCGCTAAGATAGATGGAATACTCGTCCACGTAAAAGCAGCGGTTCAACGAATGCAGCACATTGCTTGCCAGGGCCTCAAGCTGAATCTTCCCCTGCGCCTTGCCCACCACAATGACAAATTCATCGCCGCCGGTACGGGCCACGCAGTCATCCTGCCGGGCCAGATACGTCAGACGCTCCGCAGCCTGCCGCAAGAGCTTGTCGCCCAGTGAATGCCCGAAGCTGTCGTTCACCTGCTTGAAACGGTCAAGATCGATAAGCAGCACGCCTACCATGCCCCCGGATTCATGCACTTCTTGCATGGCGGCCATGAGCCGCGTTGCCACCAGGGCCTTGTTGGCAAGCCCTGTGAGCAGGTCATGGTTGGCCCTGTAGGCCAGTTCCCTCTCCATTGCCGAACGTTCCGAAATATCCAGCAGGGAAATGACTGACAGGCCGCTTTCAGGAACTTTTGCCCGGGTTACCAGCACATTGATGGTTTTTCCCGTGCTGCTCCGGATTTCTGCTTCGTATTTTTCACTGCCCCGTGTTGCAGAAGAGCCGAACGACAGCGGCGAATGCCCTTCGCCTTTGCCTAAAAATCTGGTTATGAAGAGCTTTCCTTCAATCTCATCCGGCGGCATGCCCACAAGGTTGGAAAATTCCGTATTTGTCAAAAATATCAGCCCGGTGCTGCTGATAACCGCCGTTGCCGTGCCGGTGTTCATGAACAGGGTCTTGTACCGCTCTTCTGAGCGTTGCAGCTCCTTACGCGTTGTTTCCAGATCCGTTATGTCCACAAATGATTCCAGAAAAATCTCTTCGCCCTTCATCTCAATGGCGCGCACGGATTTCACGATGGTTTTCATGGTGCCGTCCGCAGACGTCAACTGGCCGGCGAGCAGCTCGCCCTTGGGATTGCCTTTGCTCATGGGGCAGAGGTCCACCCCGCCGGGGCAGATAAATTCATGGCAGGGCCTGCCCACAATTTCATCGGCAGGCAGACCGATGAACTGTTGCGCAAAAGCATTGATGCTGCGCACTTTCAGGCTGCCTGGTTCAATGGTGATTACGCCAGCCTGAAGAGTATCCAGCGTCTGTTGCAAAAACTTTTCGTTGGATTGCAGGGCGTCGATCATGCTGTTTATCTTCAGGGAGAGGTCAAATATTTCGTCATCACCTTGAATATCAATTTTTTTCAGCGGCTCGCTGCTTTTTTCAATATGCTGTGCCTGCCGCTGCATGGAGAGAATGCGCCTGAGTATCTGCTTTTCTGTAAACACCAGGAACGCAATCAGCATACCCATGCCAGTAACAACAATCAGAATAAAATTCTGCAAAAACATACGCTTGCCAAGCTGGGCAATTTCCCGGCCTGTCACAAGCCGCAGGCAAAACGCCGCACAATCAAAAACATCGCGTACCACTGAATATGAATTGATGCTGCCGTCTTCGCGCACAATTTTGAAGGCGTTCAGATCATCCGCAGCCACGGGCAGGCTGTTGAACGCTTCCACCGGCAGCACCGTAAAGCGCAGCAGGGTATCGTGTTCCACATCCTTTATAAAATCCGCATCAATGGCGCGGGTCATAAAAACCACACCGTTGGCGGGCAGCAGCATGGCCGTATCGCGGATTTTCTGGGCCGCAACAAGATGCGGCACAGAACCAATCATCATGATCCCTGCAAGACCTTCTTCCGAACTGCCCTCAAGCCTGTTGACCAGTTGCTCGTAAAGGCGTTGCACCTCGGCTGTATGCCCAGGCTTGCGCCAGCCCGCATCGTCTTCAACCATATGTACATTTACGGCATCTCTGCTGACATAGGCAATGGACGACAGGTTCAACTTTGCCAGCATCTGCTGCCGCAGGTTGGTTCGGACAAACTCAGCATTATTGTCCTGCATGAACCGGTAGGCGTCATCCCAGCATGCCCAGTCCACCGCGATATGGCTTAGCTGTGTTTCCTGCGCATGGATGTGATTGCGCAACTGCTTCATTTTTTCGGCGGAACTGTTGCTCTCAATGGCGTCAACGCCGCGCACCACCACAAGCTCGGACGTGACGTAGGAAATAA encodes the following:
- a CDS encoding sugar transferase, which codes for MISTYRMAMLQVLDLVCILLALSITGFLTVESDLSIFHDYTGATLFTIFFYMLFFYILDAYSVGNEDFKETVGRVLVACLLGIVSSATASYAFQHWRFDRETVAMLFALSLAFSLGWRWIYHLNAERLTHPLRILLVGVDRAGKVRQLLAEGLPKAEILGYVGERDQGPDAGPCLGAPFMALDIAKEKQATMILLLPDAPIDDDIAHDLLEAKLRGSMVVDIRSFYEHVVQRLPLSQINDEWLLQTEGFSLNTRGSLRRLKRALDVLISLLLLIPAAPIMLLTAIVVRLESPGPVIYKQDRVGLFEKEFTVYKFRSMRADAEKNGAVWASAHDARVTKFGKFIRKVRIDELPQIWNILKGDMSFIGPRPERMAFVTKLKETIPYYSLRHTVKPGLTGWAQVCYPYGASEDDARRKLEYDLYYIKNMSILLDINIVFKTVGVVLFPKGAR
- a CDS encoding glycosyltransferase family 4 protein, with the translated sequence MKIIVLGNQTKAMSNFWSVLIRHMRKAGHEVVCCAPPGDADAEAALAAQGARLRHYSLDRKGLNPLSDLRTTRELFSLFRDEKPDLLFASTIKPVIYGCMAARAAGVPHVYATITGLGYAFEADNFFKKCVNRLGRLLYRVALSGAEGIFFQNQDDIKVFRQSGILGRNARVLTARGTGVDTKRFAPCPLPGYSADGRLSGSPVFLLVARLLEAKGLPEYAEAARLLKARYPDARFQVLGPPEKGLGSVSMEQMDAWQNQGCIEYLGETRDVRPYVAAAHVLVLPSWREGTPTSIMEGMSMGRPAVVTDAPGCREVVRDGVNGYLVPVRNPRALAGAMESFITSPESIARMGQAGRELALSEFDAEKVAARILEDMRVPAIEDTL
- a CDS encoding septal ring lytic transglycosylase RlpA family protein, translating into MCMTVRPLLIFLVALLCAALLSGCGSRSWRKGGVPGSRPYTVRGKTYYPLKSANGFVEEGTASWYGPGFHGKTTANGETYNQYAMTAAHKLLPLGTKVRVTHMGNGRSIIVRVNDRGPFVDDRVIDLSRAAASRLNILGPGTARVRIQSMGGVERMKEDGDLTGAFYVQVGAFADRVNADNLINILSQTGKRGRLIYGSNNMWNVQVGPWPDSFGAQQELDIFRAMYPGAFVVGDN
- a CDS encoding EAL domain-containing protein, with amino-acid sequence MRIKQLSFIVCAAIVGLFVLISYVTSELVVVRGVDAIESNSSAEKMKQLRNHIHAQETQLSHIAVDWACWDDAYRFMQDNNAEFVRTNLRQQMLAKLNLSSIAYVSRDAVNVHMVEDDAGWRKPGHTAEVQRLYEQLVNRLEGSSEEGLAGIMMIGSVPHLVAAQKIRDTAMLLPANGVVFMTRAIDADFIKDVEHDTLLRFTVLPVEAFNSLPVAADDLNAFKIVREDGSINSYSVVRDVFDCAAFCLRLVTGREIAQLGKRMFLQNFILIVVTGMGMLIAFLVFTEKQILRRILSMQRQAQHIEKSSEPLKKIDIQGDDEIFDLSLKINSMIDALQSNEKFLQQTLDTLQAGVITIEPGSLKVRSINAFAQQFIGLPADEIVGRPCHEFICPGGVDLCPMSKGNPKGELLAGQLTSADGTMKTIVKSVRAIEMKGEEIFLESFVDITDLETTRKELQRSEERYKTLFMNTGTATAVISSTGLIFLTNTEFSNLVGMPPDEIEGKLFITRFLGKGEGHSPLSFGSSATRGSEKYEAEIRSSTGKTINVLVTRAKVPESGLSVISLLDISERSAMERELAYRANHDLLTGLANKALVATRLMAAMQEVHESGGMVGVLLIDLDRFKQVNDSFGHSLGDKLLRQAAERLTYLARQDDCVARTGGDEFVIVVGKAQGKIQLEALASNVLHSLNRCFYVDEYSIYLSASIGIACYPGDGTTVEALMQSADLAMYRAKAKGKNTHTFFTEDLTVAANDRMALETELFRAMDSAAFEVHYQPKIDIANGAVAGCEALVRWKRADGMWIPPSVFIPLAEETGLVRRLDMYVLRKACRQQREWREQGLGNVHMAVNMSGRSIIAETFVDDVLDVLGREDVRPEHLGIEITETAFMSNMAEASRGIAALSEQGIQIYLDDFGTGYSSLYYLHTMPIASLKIDKSFIDGINAPLNASNELVKTVLTLASGLGMATVAEGVETREQIDFLAENGCSAIQGYIFSQALSGSDFATYLKGSAESIAAVMA
- a CDS encoding NAD-dependent epimerase/dehydratase family protein is translated as MSAYSDLTKSMTAQPSRWLITGVAGFIGSNLLEHLLKLGQTVVGLDNFLTGYQKNLDMVRDIVGPEAWSRFTFIEGDIRDIDTCHAACKGVQHVLHEAALGSVPRSIDDPLLSNSCNITGYLHMLVAARDAGVKSFVYAASSSTYGDSPELPKVEDKIGSPLSPYAVTKYVDELYADVFNRCYGFSSVGLRYFNVFGQRQDPYGAYAAVIPQWFASLIKKETVFVNGDGETSRDFCYIDNVVQANLLASFAQGEATNKIYNVAFGQRTTLNELFDLIKEEVARHKPEVMSAECVHRDFRAGDVRHSLADISRAEKLLGYGPQFDVRQGLRLAGDWYAANL